In the Ipomoea triloba cultivar NCNSP0323 chromosome 6, ASM357664v1 genome, one interval contains:
- the LOC116023064 gene encoding probable nucleoredoxin 2: MREVKELETNGHGFNLKVEEDGEIKKMLVAAEAEKEKEMVSAGSTFLSLLATKDRDFLLSPSGTQVKISELRSKVIGIYFSANWYAPCKKFTQVLVSVYKQFSRYYTSGFEIVFVSSDEDSEAFAAYRASMPWLAIPFSDLETKKALNQRFNVEGIPCLVVLQPNNNKDDDAIVYDGVELVYRYGVEAFPFTKERLEKLREEEREKHEKQTLKDLLTNSNRDFVFGHSTMEKVPVNSLTGKTIGLFFSAKWCVPGLKFTSKLISVYQKIKQGLVSGEDFEIVYVSSDNGEMEFEGYFQSMPWLALPFGDPNAKNLRKYFDIRGIPSLVILGPDGKTLSKQGRNLICLYKENAYPFTRARMEALERQMDEEAKRLPKSKHHEGHHHELSLVSEGTGGGPYICCECDEQGHGWAYQCLECGYEVHPNCVRTVEDSQTS; encoded by the exons ATGAGGGAGGTGAAGGAGCTTGAAACCAACGGCCATGGTTTCAACTTGAAGGTTGAAGAAGATGGAGAAATCAAGAAAATGTTGGTTGCAGCTGAGgcggagaaggagaaggagatgGTCTCTGCTGGGTCGACATTCTTGTCTCTTCTCGCCACCAAAGATCGCGACTTTCTCCTCTCCCCTTCTGGAACTCAG GTGAAAATTTCTGAGCTTCGAAGCAAAGTTATTGGTATATATTTTTCGGCTAACTGGTATGCGCCCTGTAAAAAATTTACCCAAGTGTTAGTCAGTGTCTACAAACAGTTTAGCCGCTATTACACCTCTGGGTTTGAGATAGTCTTTGTTTCGTCTGATGAAGACTCGGAGGCGTTTGCTGCTTACCGTGCATCCATGCCTTGGCTTGCAATTCCGTTTTCAGACCTGGAAACGAAGAAAGCCTTGAACCAAAGGTTCAACGTCGAGGGCATTCCTTGCCTGGTTGTTCTGCAGCCTAACAATAACAAAGATGATGATGCAATAGTTTATGATGGAGTTGAACTTGTTTATCGGTATGGGGTGGAAGCTTTTCCATTTACCAAAGAGAGGTTGGAGAAGTTGCGTGAGGAAGAGAGGGAGAAACACGAAAAACAGACTTTGAAAGACTTACTAACAAACAGCAATAGAGATTTTGTTTTTGGCCACTCCACAATGGAAAAG GTGCCTGTCAATTCGTTAACTGGTAAAACAATCGGGCTGTTTTTCTCAGCCAAATGGTGTGTCCCGGGGTTGAAGTTTACATCCAAGCTAATCTCGGTCTACCAAAAGATTAAGCAGGGGCTAGTATCGGGCGAGGATTTTGAAATAGTTTATGTCTCGAGTGACAATGGGGAAATGGAATTCGAAGGTTATTTCCAGTCCATGCCATGGTTAGCACTCCCTTTTGGTGATCCAAATGCCAAGAACCTAAGAAAGTATTTCGACATTCGAGGGATTCCCAGCTTGGTAATCTTGGGGCCTGATGGCAAAACTCTGAGCAAACAAGGGAGGAACCTTATATGTCTGTATAAAGAAAATGCATATCCCTTCACACGGGCCAGAATGGAGGCGCTCGAGAGGCAGATGGACGAAGAGGCGAAACGCCTTCCAAAATCGAAGCACCACGAGGGGCATCACCACGAGCTAAGTCTGGTCTCAGAAGGGACTGGCGGGGGACCTTATATATGTTGTGAGTGCGACGAGCAGGGGCATGGTTGGGCTTATCAGTGCCTCGAGTGCGGGTATGAAGTGCACCCCAATTGCGTGAGGACCGTCGAGGATAGCCAGACCTCCTAG